The segment ATCGAATCAAAGTCGACTTCTGAAATCTAATCCGGAAATATCTATTGAAGCAAAAAACAGAACACAGGTGTTTATAAAGATATTCTAACGGCTTATTGTTTTATATGTTATGGCTTAAGCAAGTTTCATTTATTGTGTATTAATTGGAGAATTCTATTGAAAAGACCGGACAGTAGTGATTTTACTACCCAAATAAAGTTGATGCACGAGGACGTACACCAACCACAATCAGCGTTTTTCGCGGTGTCGGGAATCCTTTTTTAGCGGTGTCGTGAACCCTTTCCCGACACACTTCGAAGCTGGATTCCCAATCAAGTTGGGAATGACATTGCCTCTGGCTGCCAAGCGCTGGTCTGATAACCTCGCCGCTTGCAAACTCGTTAATCCGCCGCGGTGGACGCCTCAGGTGGATTGACCTACAAATTATTAGCAGAAACTAAACTATAGGCAATGTTAAAACTGATATATAATCACACGGGCAATATGGTCGGGGCGAGCCGATTTGAACGGCCGACCTCTTGCACCCCAGGCAAGTGCGCTAACCAGGCTGCGCTACGCCCCGACACAAAACTAAAATATTAAATTATTCCTCAAAATCAAGGAAAAAGCTTTAATAGATTATCAAGCTCGGAACGCACCTCTTTAAGAAGGGTTACAGCTATATCCGATTTTAAGCTGTCTCCGTTGTTCTTTCCCTCGTTTTTGAAATAATTACGTGCTCCCTCTATAGTGAAGCCTTTTTTATAAAGCAGATGTTTAATCTGAAGCAAAAGATCAATATCTTTCTGCTGATAGATACGGTTGCCGGCTTTGTTCTTTTTTGGGTGAAGCTGATTAAATTCCTTCTCCCAGAAACGGAGCACATACGCCTCCAAATTCATCATACTGGCAACCTCGGAAATCGAATAATATATTTTTGTATTGTTAATCAATTTTCAGCCCTAACTTTAGTTACGCCTGCTTGAAGTTCACCTTTAAATAACTTTATATCTACTATATCATTAACAGCGACCTGTGTAAAGGATTTTATTGCTTTTTTTGTTGATGGCGATGACACATAAGCAAAACCCCTGCTCATAATCTCCTTAGGCGAAGCTGATTTCAGTTTCGCCTGAAGCATTGCCAGATTGCCGCTATATCTTTCGAGCATATGGACGGTTGTTTTCTGAAAGCTCTGGTCAAGTTCATCCAAATGCTGGGTTCTGGAATTGATTATCTCCATCGGTTTGCGCAAGCCGTATCGGTTTACCAAAGTCATCAGGTCATCCCTGTTTGACTTTAAGCTGTCAATCTGAATATGGCATAATCGGCGATAGCTGTCGATAAAATACGCTTTCAATTCGGCGCCATCGGGCACCGCCAGTTCAGCCGCCGCCGATGGTGTTGGCGCCCTTTGGTCGGCGACAAAATCAGATATTGTAAAATCTATTTGATGGCCAACCGCCGAGATAATCGGGATTTTAGAATTATAAATCGCCCGCGCTGTTAATTCCTCATTAAATGGCCAAAGGTCTTCCAGTGAACCTCCCCCCCTGCCGATAATCAGCAAATCGACTTGATTATATTCATTAAAATCAGCTATTGCCTGAGCAATATCAGCGGAGGCTGTTTTCCCCTGAACCATAGCCGACCTGACAATGATTTTCACCCAAGGCGCGCGGCGGCGTATTATCTTTATAATGTCTCTAACAGCCGCACCTGTCGCAGAGGTAACCACGCCGATTGCTTCGGGTTGTTGGGGAATCGGCAGTTTATGGAGCTCATCAAACAGCCCCTCTTTTTCCAGCTTCATCTTC is part of the Candidatus Zixiibacteriota bacterium genome and harbors:
- a CDS encoding MerR family transcriptional regulator, which codes for MINNTKIYYSISEVASMMNLEAYVLRFWEKEFNQLHPKKNKAGNRIYQQKDIDLLLQIKHLLYKKGFTIEGARNYFKNEGKNNGDSLKSDIAVTLLKEVRSELDNLLKLFP
- the xseA gene encoding exodeoxyribonuclease VII large subunit, which codes for MADTILTVTELTKSVKRLLEDNFPKIWVEGEISNYINHTSGHRYFTLKDENAQVKCIIWKGMSRYLFFEPENGMKVKACGQVTVYERSGQYQLIVSAMQPAGIGELELAFQQLKMKLEKEGLFDELHKLPIPQQPEAIGVVTSATGAAVRDIIKIIRRRAPWVKIIVRSAMVQGKTASADIAQAIADFNEYNQVDLLIIGRGGGSLEDLWPFNEELTARAIYNSKIPIISAVGHQIDFTISDFVADQRAPTPSAAAELAVPDGAELKAYFIDSYRRLCHIQIDSLKSNRDDLMTLVNRYGLRKPMEIINSRTQHLDELDQSFQKTTVHMLERYSGNLAMLQAKLKSASPKEIMSRGFAYVSSPSTKKAIKSFTQVAVNDIVDIKLFKGELQAGVTKVRAEN